TATTACGCCAATGTATGGTACATACACCGTAAAATTACCTACGATGGCAAATTCAGTAAATTTAAATTCGCATTAAGGAATATCAGCCACCAGGCAATATTTTATCCGGCCACAGCTTTCAAGAATCAAGAATTTGAACTTCGATATAAATACCTGGCAGATTATGTGTTTAATCTGAAGCTTTTCGGTTCAGGAAAATTCGAATGGGAATACATTCCGCTAACTGTGGCCAATTATAACGATGGCGGATCCTCGGGAAGTAACCCGGACAATCAGTTTGATGCTGACCGTTTTACTTTGCTGCAGTCGGCATTTCCATTTTATGTGTATTATTACGCCAAGATGCGGTCATATATAAAGAAAATCGTCAGAAATGGATAACTATGAGTTCCTGAAAATATTCTCATCCAATCTGCATATTTATGTTCTGGTACTGATTTCTTTATCAGTATTATACTATCTCTTGTTCAGGAAAGTCATTTACGGAATTATGGATCCATATTTCCTGAGCCTTGTATACTCCACTTTTGCTACCAGCGTGGTAGTGTTTCTATATTTCACAGAGCATATTTCTACTTATCTGTTTATAAATTTCTGTCTCTCCCAGACAGCCTTTTTTATTGGTTTTTTTGCACTAAGGAAGGTTAACCTCCTCAATACACCCAAAGAAACGTCGAGGCCTTTGGGCAATACCCCGTTTACCAAACTGATTTTTTTTCTTATTACCTCGTCCATGTTCATCGTCTTTCAATTCTATACCTATTGGGAAAGAGGCATCCCACTTTTCTATGCATCCAGGCTTGAATATTTTGAAGGAGGCTCCGGTTTTGGCATCTTCTCAAGGTTTCTCAGCGTGTTGACTGTTGTTTCCTTATACGCTTTCATGGACCTCCTGTCTTCCAGAAAGGCCTACAAATCTTTTTCTCTTTTCTTCTACGCATGCTTTTATGTCCTGGTTCTCTTTGCAAGCCTCCTTCTATCAGGTAGCAAATCGTCGTTCCTGATTATTATGTTCGTTGCATTTAGCTACTTCTATTTTAACGGAAGGATTAATGAGCTGATGGCTGTCTGGAAGAAATGGCGAACGATAATACTAAGCTCTTGCTTCATCTTAGTTTTGTTTATCATTACCATACAGGGTGGACAGGAAGGCGGAAATATTCTTACATCCATTACAATGCTTGGCTATCGGTTTATGAGTAGTGGCGACATATTCTGGTATTCTTATCCAAACGACCTCGTTTTTACATACCCCTATCACATCAATGGGTTCCAGATGCTGTTTAACGATCTCCTGGGATTCCTCCGCGTATATTCGTGGGAACAACTAAGATTTCATCCCGGCGAATATTTTTATAAACTACATCACTATTCTGAAATAACTCAGGGGGCGAATGCGCGCCATAACCTGTTCGGGCTATTATATTTCGGATACGGCGGTTCTGTTATTTTTTCCTTTTGCCTTGGCTTACTGGTTTCATTTGTCAGGTTCCAGCTACCTAGGTATAGCAGATATAAAGGAATAATCCTCCCTTCATTTGCAGCTTTTTTGTTTATCAAAGGGCTTTCGCTGGAAGGTGACCCTACATTGTTCTTTACCAGCCTAAACAATGTCCTGGTTGTTTTTTTTCCGGTCCTTATTATATATTTACTTGTAGAATCGTTTTTCAGGGTCAAAAATGTATATGCCTAAATTGTCAATAATTATTCCGTATTATAAAGGAAAGAGTTTTTTAATCCGGCTTCTTGATTCAATTTTCCGGTCTTATTCAGGTATCTCAGGTAAATTGGATATTGAAATACTAATCTTGATCGATTGTAGTACTCCACTTGATGTCGTTACAACTTTGATCAATGACAACTTAACCGCGGAACAATCGGGGATTATCAAAATATTCCGGAACGAAAAAAACTTTGGAGTAGCCCGTACCAGAAACAGAGGTTTTAAACTTTCTATTGGAGACTATATCCATTTCATTGACCAGGATGATGAAATAAGCACTGACTTTTTTGAAACAATATTGCCTCTCCTTGGTAAAAAAGACTTCATATTATCCAACGGGATCATAATGGATACGGACAGCAAGGTACAATATCAGCTATATAACCTCGCACCTGTAGTAAATCTCAGGAAACTGATCCTGAAATCCTTCATCCGCTCCCCAGGGCAGGTGGTACTAAAAAGGGCACTCGTGGAAGACATCCGGTTTACCTCTGCGAGAAAATATTTCGGGGCAGACGATAAGTTTTTCTGGATTGACATTTACCTTTCAACCAAAGAAATAAAATCAGCTTACATTAACAAATGCTTGTATATAGCTCATAAACATAGGAAAAACTACAGCAATAATTACAGAGAGCTATCCTTAAGTTGCCTTGAACTTTGGGAACAATTCCGCCCACGGATGAATTCCCCGCAGCAAATTGCCCTGATGGAGCAAGACATCCGGATACAACGGTTTATACTGAGAGACTTTCGCTCTGCCGGTGATCGACTCCGTTGTTGCTGGGACTTCCTGATGTATAAGGTCGACCTCAACTCATTTATCAGGTTTTTAAACAAGAGTATTAAAAAACTGTACACTAAGTAATGAAGATTGCATTCATACTTCCCGCGTTGGCTAACAAAGGTCCCATTGTTGTTGCCAGGGATATAATAAATGTGCTGGTGAAAGAAGGCCATGTGATCGATGTGTTTTTTTTTGACGAGAAAAATGAAATCGCTCTCGATGCCTCCTCTTCCAGGAAAATCACTATGAAGGAGACAATCCCGTTCGATGAATACGACATCGTTCACAGCCACGGCCTTCGGCCGGATTATTATATATGGAAACACAGGCGGCATATCAGGACAAAATGTTGTACTACCATGCATAATTATATTCATGAAGACCTCAAATTCCAATACAATCAACTGGTAGCTACGCTCTTCGGCTTTTTATGGACACGCTTCCTGAAAAAACAGGACCACGTTTTTGTATTAAGTAACCATATGAAACAATATTACACCCGTTGGATCTCCGCTGATAAAATCGAAGTGATTTACAACGGAAGGTCTTTTCCTGATATAGGGAGCGCTCTCCGGCAGGACGAGTTAGCGAAACTAGAGAAATTAAAAAAGGAATTCATTGTGCTTGGCGTTATAGCCCAGCTTACTAAACGGAAGGGGATTGATCAGGCTATAAAAATACTACCTCAGTTGCCCGGGTACTGCTTATTAGTTGTTGGCGACGGTAAAGAAAAGGAACAGTTGGAGCGACTAGCTGAACAATATAAGGTAGAAGACCGTTGTATATTCTGGGGTTATCATAAAAATGGGAGCCTGTTTATGTCTCTCATAGATATTTATCTTATGCTCTCCAGATCCGAGGGTTTCCCTCTTTCGCTAATAGAAGCTGCATCCCAGGGCATCCCCACTGTATGCTCGGGGATACCAATTTTCAAAGAGGTATTTACCCAACAGGAAGTAACGTTCTTTGAGCTGGAAAACGAACAGTCCTTATTTCAGGCCATCACATCCATCAATTACCTTAGGGATACATATAGCCAGAAAATAAGCCAGTTTTACCAGAACAGATTAACAGCTGAGATCATGGGTAATAATTACCTGCTGGCCTATAAAAGGCTGGCTGCAGTCAACTAAATGGGAAATTTTATTATCTTCCTTAATATTTCAAAAAATAATACATAAAAGTTTCTAGTGCGATCTATGAGTAAGTTTGAGTTTTCTGTACTTATACCAGTGTACTTAAAAGAAAATCCTTCATATTTCGATGTTGCGTTATCAAGCATTGTAAATCAGACCTATCTGCCTGCTGAAGTTGTAATTGTGGAAGATGGGCCACTGACGAATGAGCTCGATACCATTATTGACGATTATTGCGGTCGGTTTCCCGGTCTTTTCAATATTATAAAGCTGGCACAAAACCAGGGAATGGGAGCTGCCATGAACATTGGACTTCAAAATTGTAAGTACGAATGGGTGGCACGCATGGACTCTGACGATATTTGCCTTAAAGACCGTTTTCAGAAACAGGTAAGTTTCCTCCAGAAACACCCGGAACTGGATGCATTAGGCAGCTTTACCGAAGAATTCCGCTCCCAGCCGGGAGATTTCGGGAAAATACGCAAGCTTCCCACTTCCCATGCAGCTATTCTTGAATATGCCAAAAGGAGAAGCCCAATCAACCATATGACCATAATGTACCGGAGGAAAAAAGCTATTGAGGCCGGTGGCTATTGGGACAAAAAAATATTTGAGGATTATAATCTATGGTACCAAATGCTAAAAATGGGTTGTAAATTCAACAACCTTGAAGAAGTACTGGTGGATGTAAGGGTTGGTAACAATATGGTAGGCCGGCGCAAGGGCCTGAATTACTTCAAACAGGAATTCGGATTCTTTAAACAAATGAAAAATGAAAAATTTATCAATACTGCCCAATTCCTGGAAGCAATCAGTGTCAGATTTCTTTTCCGTATCATGCCGAAGGTGCTGCTTGAAAAAGTGTACTATCTACTGCTGAGAGATAATAAGAAGTGACGGCAATCTTTTACTCACGATCTCAAAGTTTAAATTACACCCATATGAGTGAATCAATTTACAATGATGGAGAATACCTTGCAAATAACCCTACCTGGCATATGGAAGATTCTCCTTGGAAAGCTTCCAATATTGTGAGACTAATGCGAAAAAATGAACTTGACATTAAAAGTATCTGTGAAATAGGATGTGGCGCAGGCGAAATACTAAACCAGTTATGGAATAAGCTGGATAACAGCATACAATACCACGGTTACGAGATATCTGGCGATGCCTATGTGATGTGTAAAGTCCGGGAAAAAGAACGCTTGCAATATGTGAACGCCGATCTACTCGCGGAAAATAACAAAGACTTCTATGATCTGCTGCTCGTGATTGATATCTTTGAACACATTGAAGATTACTTTTCCTTTCTGAGAAAATGCAAAAACAAAAGCACCTATAAAATATTCCACATCCCCCTCGACATCTCTGTACAAACCGTACTCCGGAACTCCCCTTTTTTAGTTAACCGGCAAAAAGTCGGACATATCCACTATTTCACAAAAGATCTTGCACTCGAAGCATTAAAAGACACAGGGTATGAGATCATAGATTACTTCTATACCGGCACAGCTACTGAACTTGCTGCAAAATCCATAAAAGGGAAACTGGCAAAATGGCCAAGAAAAATACTCTTCTCCATAAATCCAGACCTCACAGTCAGGGTATTGGGTGGATATTCTCTGATGGTACTTGCAAAATAACCTGCTTAGAAACTATTTAAAGGTCGGGCTTGATAGCCTTTTGGATAGCCACCAGTTGGTTCAACTGGGCTTTATCTAGGCTGCCGTCCCTGTAAAGGGTCATTTCCATTGTGATTACACCACCGGCCTTGTTACATCTCCTGATATAGTCTATCAGTTCTGGGGTAGGCTTTCTTACGCCAGGCTGTGCCCATCTAGGTCCACCAATATAAGAAACAAGGTGCCATTGCTTCCCATCTAGGAACCGCCCTTTCGTAGGTATTTCCCAAAAACTGTCCATTTCCCCTGCCAGATAATCGTCGTATTTGGTATAGAACTGGACCTTAGGATTCACACCGGAATTGAATGCAACGATAGACGCAGGATTGCCAGCCTTCAGCGCCTTGGCCAAGAAACCCAGATATCTGTCATTATATCCGATAAAAGGATAACTACCGTCCACCCACCAGCCGGTTATTTTATTTTTATACCGCATGCTTAAATCCCTCAATACAGTTGCCCATTTTTTTACAAACAAATCATTCATTTTGAAAGGAACCGTTTTTGACTGGTAAAAGCTGGGGTTATTCAGTGCTTTACTTGCCTTTCGGTCATTTTTGGGGCCGTCTCCGGTTACGTATAAAAATAGTTTGATATTATATTTGGAAAGAGCCTTATAAAGATCCAGAATAAGATCTCTACGCGGCGTTGCATCTCCCCTTTTGTAACCTGTCAACTTTTCGTAGGTGGCGTTAGGAGTACAAAGGTATTTATCTATTTGTAAGGTCGTAAACAGTACGTATCCCGCTCCGGTCTGATGCACTTGTGATGCAAACCTCTCCACATCAAAATCATTGATACAAGAATCCCAATTAGTTTTTTTCCCCTGATTCCAGGGTTCAGCTCCATTCTGCAATTTGTGGAGATAATGTACAAAAATGCCATACTTGGAATTATAAAACCAGTCAAGCGTTTTGCCTGAAGTTCTATTTTGCGAATGAAGAGGTTGTAAACAAAGGAAAGATATTGAAAATAGAAATAATATCTTCAACCTAAATGGAATTAAATTACACTTCATCGCGAAAGGGTTATTTTTATAATATATTTGCAAGATTCATACCAGTTATTTAATTCTATTGCGAGTTATTATGAAAAAAGCTTTAATTACAGGTGTAACAGGACAGGACGGTGCATACCTTACAGAATTTCTCCTGAAAAAAGGTTATGAAGTACATGGCATCAAACGAAGAAGCTCCCTATTTAACACTGACAGGATAGACCATCTATATCAGGATCCCCATGAAAAGAATGTAACTTTCAAACTTCATTACGGTGATCTTACCGATTCCACTAACCTAATTCGCATTATCCAAGAAGCACAGCCCGATGAAATTTACAACCTCGGCGCCATGAGCCACGTGCAGGTGAGTTTCGAAGCTCCTGAATACACTGCCGATGCGGATGGCGTCGGTACACTGCGCATATTGGAAGCAGTTAGGATGCTTGGCCTCACTAAAAAAACGAAGATCTACCAAGCTTCTACTTCCGAATTGTACGGCTTAGTCCAGGAAGTCCCC
This genomic stretch from Chitinophaga sp. XS-30 harbors:
- a CDS encoding glycosyltransferase family 2 protein; translated protein: MPKLSIIIPYYKGKSFLIRLLDSIFRSYSGISGKLDIEILILIDCSTPLDVVTTLINDNLTAEQSGIIKIFRNEKNFGVARTRNRGFKLSIGDYIHFIDQDDEISTDFFETILPLLGKKDFILSNGIIMDTDSKVQYQLYNLAPVVNLRKLILKSFIRSPGQVVLKRALVEDIRFTSARKYFGADDKFFWIDIYLSTKEIKSAYINKCLYIAHKHRKNYSNNYRELSLSCLELWEQFRPRMNSPQQIALMEQDIRIQRFILRDFRSAGDRLRCCWDFLMYKVDLNSFIRFLNKSIKKLYTK
- a CDS encoding O-antigen polymerase, with the protein product MDNYEFLKIFSSNLHIYVLVLISLSVLYYLLFRKVIYGIMDPYFLSLVYSTFATSVVVFLYFTEHISTYLFINFCLSQTAFFIGFFALRKVNLLNTPKETSRPLGNTPFTKLIFFLITSSMFIVFQFYTYWERGIPLFYASRLEYFEGGSGFGIFSRFLSVLTVVSLYAFMDLLSSRKAYKSFSLFFYACFYVLVLFASLLLSGSKSSFLIIMFVAFSYFYFNGRINELMAVWKKWRTIILSSCFILVLFIITIQGGQEGGNILTSITMLGYRFMSSGDIFWYSYPNDLVFTYPYHINGFQMLFNDLLGFLRVYSWEQLRFHPGEYFYKLHHYSEITQGANARHNLFGLLYFGYGGSVIFSFCLGLLVSFVRFQLPRYSRYKGIILPSFAAFLFIKGLSLEGDPTLFFTSLNNVLVVFFPVLIIYLLVESFFRVKNVYA
- a CDS encoding alpha-L-fucosidase yields the protein MKCNLIPFRLKILFLFSISFLCLQPLHSQNRTSGKTLDWFYNSKYGIFVHYLHKLQNGAEPWNQGKKTNWDSCINDFDVERFASQVHQTGAGYVLFTTLQIDKYLCTPNATYEKLTGYKRGDATPRRDLILDLYKALSKYNIKLFLYVTGDGPKNDRKASKALNNPSFYQSKTVPFKMNDLFVKKWATVLRDLSMRYKNKITGWWVDGSYPFIGYNDRYLGFLAKALKAGNPASIVAFNSGVNPKVQFYTKYDDYLAGEMDSFWEIPTKGRFLDGKQWHLVSYIGGPRWAQPGVRKPTPELIDYIRRCNKAGGVITMEMTLYRDGSLDKAQLNQLVAIQKAIKPDL
- a CDS encoding glycosyltransferase, translated to MSKFEFSVLIPVYLKENPSYFDVALSSIVNQTYLPAEVVIVEDGPLTNELDTIIDDYCGRFPGLFNIIKLAQNQGMGAAMNIGLQNCKYEWVARMDSDDICLKDRFQKQVSFLQKHPELDALGSFTEEFRSQPGDFGKIRKLPTSHAAILEYAKRRSPINHMTIMYRRKKAIEAGGYWDKKIFEDYNLWYQMLKMGCKFNNLEEVLVDVRVGNNMVGRRKGLNYFKQEFGFFKQMKNEKFINTAQFLEAISVRFLFRIMPKVLLEKVYYLLLRDNKK
- a CDS encoding glycosyltransferase family 2 protein, with amino-acid sequence MEPLISIITVVYNAAETLEETIKSVITQKYQRLEYIIIDGGSTDGTLDIIKEYEDNLTKWISEKDKGIYDAMNKALQLVTGDRVYFLGADDTLRENILHNISDYLKDDKKVYYANVWYIHRKITYDGKFSKFKFALRNISHQAIFYPATAFKNQEFELRYKYLADYVFNLKLFGSGKFEWEYIPLTVANYNDGGSSGSNPDNQFDADRFTLLQSAFPFYVYYYAKMRSYIKKIVRNG
- a CDS encoding glycosyltransferase family 4 protein; translated protein: MKIAFILPALANKGPIVVARDIINVLVKEGHVIDVFFFDEKNEIALDASSSRKITMKETIPFDEYDIVHSHGLRPDYYIWKHRRHIRTKCCTTMHNYIHEDLKFQYNQLVATLFGFLWTRFLKKQDHVFVLSNHMKQYYTRWISADKIEVIYNGRSFPDIGSALRQDELAKLEKLKKEFIVLGVIAQLTKRKGIDQAIKILPQLPGYCLLVVGDGKEKEQLERLAEQYKVEDRCIFWGYHKNGSLFMSLIDIYLMLSRSEGFPLSLIEAASQGIPTVCSGIPIFKEVFTQQEVTFFELENEQSLFQAITSINYLRDTYSQKISQFYQNRLTAEIMGNNYLLAYKRLAAVN
- a CDS encoding methyltransferase domain-containing protein translates to MSESIYNDGEYLANNPTWHMEDSPWKASNIVRLMRKNELDIKSICEIGCGAGEILNQLWNKLDNSIQYHGYEISGDAYVMCKVREKERLQYVNADLLAENNKDFYDLLLVIDIFEHIEDYFSFLRKCKNKSTYKIFHIPLDISVQTVLRNSPFLVNRQKVGHIHYFTKDLALEALKDTGYEIIDYFYTGTATELAAKSIKGKLAKWPRKILFSINPDLTVRVLGGYSLMVLAK